The following nucleotide sequence is from Apium graveolens cultivar Ventura chromosome 4, ASM990537v1, whole genome shotgun sequence.
CCAGGCTTGCCGCCTCCGACATATTCTACAAGCATCTTAACAAAAAACTTATTATTCATGTGTTCTCCGCTTATTGTATAATTGCAGCTGAACAACCACTTCCGTCGTATTTCGGACCACCCGGGCACAGCTGCATGCATTGTGGTGCTGCGCTATGGTATGAAGAGCGGGTTAAAAGGAACAGGCACACCTCCGACCCACACTTCACCTTTTGTTGTGAAGAAGGACCCGTGAAGCTACAACTCTTGAAAGAACCACCTGCTTTACTCAAACATCTTCTTGGACCAAATTTTGGACAGCAAGGTACCAATTTCAAGCAGAATATAAGGCCTTACAACTCCATGTTTGCTGTCGCATCATTAGGAGTCCAGGTTGATAGATTAATAAACAAATCAAGAGGACCTTATGTGTTTCGTGCTAGTGGACAGATTTACCATAACTCAAGCTCATTACTCCACTAGCAGGTAAAAAGCCCCTGTTTGCCCAGCTCTACATATATGATACCGATCATGAGGTTAGTAATAGAATTAGCACACTGTGAAATCCAGAGAGAGGTCCCACTATTGACGAAAGTATTGTCCAGGGTCTGACACAAATGTTAGACGAGCATAGCAATTTGGTGAGATCTTATAGAAAAGCAAGAGATATGTTCGAAGAGCAACCACAAACCACTTTTCATTTGCGGCTACCTGAGGCCCGTACTAGGGATGGTAGACAATACAACATCCCAACGGAATCTGAAGTGGGGGGCTTGATAGTGGGTGAGCTCACCGAGAAAAAATTTGAGCGTGACATTATTGTGTGCCACCGTACTAAAGGGATTACACATATTGATGAGTTACACCCAAGCTATATGTCCATGGAGTATCCCTTAATTCATCATTATGGAGAAGATGGCTACAGGCTGGGTATACCCTTAGCAGGAAGGGGCTCTCAAACTTCTAAATGACAGACACTAACAATGTGCCAGTATTATTGTTTTCGATTCCAACAAAGGTCCACTGAGGGGCATACCTTACTTTTAGCAGGACGCCTATTGCAGCAATATATAGTCGACGCTTACATGGCAGTTGAGCAAGAAAGGTTTAGGTGGGTTCGAACCCATCAAAGTGAACTCAGGACAGAATTATACTCAGGATTAATGGATGCGGTGCATCATGGGGACTCAACCAGGTCCATGGTAGGAAAATCAGTCATCTTGCCATCATCACACACTGGAGGTCCGCGCTACAGGGCTCAGAATTACCAAGATGCAATGGCAATTTGTCGGTGGGTAGGCTATCCGGATTTTTCATTACATTCACATGTAATCCAAAATGGAAAGAGATTAATGACATGCTTGGCCTGATCAGTCAAAAAAATGACTCTAACAGAGTTGATATTATATGTCGAGTATTTGAGATAAAGTTGCAGCAACTCATACACTACATCAAAAAAGAACAGCCATTTGGTAAAGTCATGGCATGTAAGTTTGCTTTGTTTATAGCGTATTTTTTATCAGCCAGTATTTAAGTCCCAAATCTGCTTTATTTGTTTATTCTATTTTGATTGTATCAAAATATTGGTGCAGGTTAATACACCATAGAATTCCAGAAAAGGGGTTTACCTCATGCGCACATCCTGCTTTTCTTATACCCATCAATGAAAAATCCTTCTCCAGAATATATTGACACCATAATAAGCGCAGAGATACCGGATATCAATGTCGACCATGATGCCTATAACGCGGTCAAGAAATCTATGGTTCACGGGTCGTGTGGTCAAGCCAATGTATCCTCTCCTTGTATGCAACAGGGAAAATGCACCAAATTTTTCCCAAAGAAATTTAATGACACCACCACAATTGGAGAAGATGGGTTCCCAATATATAGGTGCAGGAATACAGGAATTACTGTGGAAAAAAATGGCATCCTCCTGGACAATCGTTATGTCATCCCTTAGAACAGATATTTATCAGTCAAATTTGATGCTCATATTAACATTGAACTCTGTAACAGCGCAAGATCAATcaaatatttattcaaatatattaACAAAGGCCCAGATAGAGCAACCGCAGTGATTGAGACCGCCGACGAGCGGGATGAAATTAAAGCATACCTTGACTGTAGGTACGTGCTATGTGttgtaaaagaaaaaaaaactaaCCTTTTTAAATTTATGTTAGAATATGTAAGTTTTATGATCAGGGAAGCTTTTCGATTTAACTAATTATAATATTTGCATACCTTTCATGTTTACCTTTATCAGGTACATATCAGCATGTGAGGCTTCCTGGAGAATTTTTCAATTCGGCATCAACTACAGGTACCCAGCAGTTGAGCGATTACCTTTTCACCTGCCCAATGAGCATACTGTTATATTTGAGGAAAGCAGGTGCATTGAAAATGTGCTCAATATGCCCGGCATAGAAAAAACAAAATTCACGGAATTGTTGGAGACAAACAGGAAGCATGAGGATGCCCGCAGTCTTACTTATGCAGAATTCCCCCAACACTGGGTTTGGAATTCCAAGTGTAAATTATGGACCAAGCAGAAAAAGGGGAATGCAGTTGGTAGAATTTACTTTGCACATCCGTCAAGTGGAGAACGTTTCTATATGCGCATGCTCCTAAATTTTTTAAAAGGGAGCACATCATTTGAGTGTATTAGAACGATAAATGGTGTGACATATCCCACTTTCAAAGCTGCATGTTATGCTTTAGGATTATTGGATGATGACAGAGAATGGATAGATTGCTTATCTGAGGCCGCAGTTTGGGCAACAGGAAATGAGTTACGCAATCTCTTTGTCACAATGCTCGTCTTTTGCCAAGTTTCCAATGTACCAGAACTTTGGAAAAGTCATTCAACAATACTCTCGAAAGAAATGCTTTACTTGCAAAGAAAAAGGTTTCAGGTACCTAACCTACATCTAACACAAGAACAAATTGAGTCATATGCACTGGTTGAAATTGAAGGTATTATGCAAAAATTAGGCAAGAGCCTAAAGGACATAGATGGAATGCCACAACCAGATTCTTCACTCACGTGAGATTTATCAAATAGATTGCTGAATGAGGAGCTGGATTATGATCATGTTGCTTTGAAGATCTTGCATGAGAAATCattaaataatttaaatcaattcCAAAAAGGTGCTTATGACGCAATTTTACACTCAGTTCAGAATGATGAAGGCAGATTGTTCTTTATCAGTGGTCATGGTGGCACAGGAAAAACATTCTTATGGAATACAATCACTTCTAAATTAAGATCAGAGTCGCTGATAGTCCTTCCTGTTGCTACTTCAAGGTTAGCATCGTTGTTACTACCGAATGGTCGGACAACACACTCCCGATTTCGCATCCCATTGGACATAACAGCTGAATCTACATGTGAGATTAAACATGGTACGCAATTAGACAAACTTCTTCAAAAAACTTCTCTTATTATTTGGGATGAGGCACCAATGACCCACAAATATCGTTTTGAAGCTCTAGACAAGACCTTAAGAGACTTGCTAAGCACACGGTATGATAATAGTCGATCTAAGCCCTTTGGACGCCTTATAGTCGTGTGTGGTGGGGATTTTCGCCAGATTCTACCTGTTATCCCGCAAGGTGAACGTGCAGATATTATTGATGCCTCACTAAACCCATCTTACCTTTGGCTtcattttgaaatttttgagcTGAAACAAAATATGAGGCTCCACAGGGAAGGGATTGAAGAAATAGAAGCCGAGAAAATAGCATCATTTGATAGATGGCTCTTGCAGATCGGAGATGGTTCCCTATACGAAAATCCAGCACAGGAACTGATAAGAATTCTACCAGAGTTGTGCAGCCCAACAACCGAGAATCCAATGGAAGGCATTGTCGGCGAAGTCTACCCTTCTTTGCTGGAAAATTATAAGGATATTGCATACATAAAAGAACGTGCTATATTGACACCAAAAAATGAAACAGTCCATGAATTGAATGACTTTCTAATGAACATGATACCGGGAGAAGGAAGAACATATCTAAGCTCCGATAGTGTGTGCAAGGTGAGTATTAAGGCGGATGATGATTTGTTATACTCCCCCAGAATTTTTGAATAGTTTAAGGTTCAGTGGAGTCCCAAACCATGATATATGACTTAAGGAAGGAACCCCCATCATGCTTCTCAGAAACCTAAATCAATCTACGGGTCTTTGTAATGGCACACGACTAATAGTCACCCGTCTAGGCAAGTGGTCTATTCGAGGAGACATAATTTCTGGAGCAAAAGTTGGTCAAAATGTTACCATTCCATGAATCATCATGTCTCCGAAAGAATCAAAATGGCCGTTTAAACTTAATAGGCGTCAACTACCAGTGGCACCATGTTTCGCAATGACAATTAATAAAAGTCAGGGCCAGTCTTTAAACCGTGTAGGTCTGTACCTTTCTAGCCAGGTATTCACCCATGGACAGGTGTATGTGGCTCTGTCAAGGGTCACTGGAATAGAAGGCTTGATCATTGTcaatgctgatactgaggtgaAGGACCAGGCTCTAATAAAAAACATTGTTTACAAATAGGTCTTCGAGAACATTCAGGCGCCCACACGTGACAGATGTAAGACATCAGACCATGCTACCTCTTTTGTTAAgcataaaatatataacttattGCATCTGTGCATTTTTATGCTATCCATAGTTCAACTATAATACAAAAAAATTATATCGCATAGCCATAGGTAGCATTTAATATCACACATTGGCTAATAACCAAGGAACATAAAAATAGAATATTTTTAAGAACTCTAAGCAATCTTCACTCTAGATGAATGTTTAACAAATTGGGGTATTGTTCCATTGTGTTATTATTGTTGAACAAGTACTTCCATTCCCGACACTGTTCGCTCCGCTATGTTAAGGCACAacagaattttaaaaaaaaatctctATACCATGGCACTACTGGTGGAATATCTTAGTGAGATgcatgaatttaaatattttgtaGTGTTTCCCAATTTAAATATTCGGGCTGCAGGTGGAAAGCACATCAGAATAGGTGTTCCATCCAGCAACTTGCTCAGCCCCTGCAAAAAAAGTTATAAATTCTAGGATGTTAAATCATTTAAATTTGTACTGAGATATCAATCTTCCAGTTGCATCATACTGCACTCCCCCCGTAGGAATTATCATGTTTATATTTTCTTCAAAGTGCCAAACATGCTCTCATTCATGGTGCTAACCACACAACCAACATGCATTCATTCTGTTATTTTTATCGGTGTAAATTTTTTGCTTCAGAATTTTTTTTCCCATTGTTGATCAACACTTTTTCTCATTATAGGCATGTTTCATATATTAGCTCTACTGTCTCTTTTTAAAAGGAGATATGTAAATTCTGGGAAAATTTTGTTTGGATCAAAACTTTGGGTTGCTCAAAGATTGAATCCGCATATGAAATTTAGATAAAAGGGAGTTACGAGAAGCTGGCATGGGATATTAGACCTCTCCTATATTTGTACCAAAATTCTTTTATGTCTATTTAATTTCAAACCTTTCAGGTTCATATTGTTCTAGATAATCTGTGTTTTATAAAAAATGCAATGAAATATATTTTTTGCTAAGAGTGATGATTAGTAGATCTATTAGCCTAGTAGGCGGAGTTTAATCAAACGTTATTATTCATTTTATGGTTCTTTGCACTTAGTGACTTTATCTTCTTTTAGGCCTTTGCAATGACCTTTACTCCTGCATCTCTAAAAATTAAGTTTGTGGATTCTTGAGTTCTGCACTGTTACTAAATTGGCATgtttatgaaatatatatatttagatctcatatctatacaatataatgaaatcaaataatattttaaaaataaatatgcatacatttattataattctacatatattcataaaaaatattaaaatttaattataacaTTTATTTATGTCGTATACTTCATGTAGTGTCGTGTACTTGAAGGTTAAACACAAAACCGGCACTAAATCTTgaccgtgtactttcgtgttcgtgtactttcgtgtcgtgtactaaaaatgcaaacacaaacactaaattttcgtgtcgtttcgtgtcgtgtaagTCGTGTCGTGTCCAAAATTCCCGGGTCTAGTTGTAACTAGAGGCCTTGAAAATTCTTAAGCAAGTGATTGCTTATGAACCCCATCTCAGTTTCTGTATAGCAATGTATGCTTGTAAGCCAGGCTTTTAGTGGAAGCTGGCTTCGGCAAAAATGAAAAAGCAAAAAAAACTTTCACATGCTTCTTTCAACTACTACTGTGAGTGCAAGAAATGTAAAAAGAGTTAGGTATATGTGTCATAAGGAGGTACCTTAAATTTCTCAAAAAGACAAGCTTCATGGGTTGGTTATCTCAAATTCTTGGTGAAGCCCAGCTTGCTGAACACCTCCTCACACTGGGCCACAACTATATATTATATGAATGTCAACAAGCGTATTAATTTGAAAAAACCCAGGGTTTCGCTTCAATTGAATGTGATTCATTATGTTAATTGTCTAAATTTTCATTTTTAAGTCTTTTATTCATTAATCTTGAGCCTGGTCTACCAGACTATCATCAGTTTGCATTCCATTTGGCCCCGGTCATACTTTATTATTTTCATTGTTTATCATAGAAGTGAAATCAATGTTTCACAATGTGCAATATACTTAGCCAATGAGGTATAGCAGATTAGCAGTTCTTTAAATTACAAGGGAATTTCATTTGGAATCCCAATCTACACTAGAAGTGTTTAATAGTAGCCTGCTGCATAATTTGTTATATTTTAGTGGTATATCAATCATTACAGAAGTGAATCTCAGACTGCAGCAATATGAAACATGTATTAGTAGGATTTAggttcttgagtgaatttattGAGTACCTAGATATTGTTCTATGTGAATGCTCGAGTTATGTGGACctcattaaaattttaaatttgtaattttgAATACTTTGTTTGTGCTGAAATAACAAAGCTGCTACATATTCTGTTATTCTATTGGGTCTGTCaaaatgaataaataaaatttctgattttttatactattttttatttttggCTGGAAAATAGCgtgataatattttaaattttttgttattttcttgaaAGATTCTTCGGCGCGAAGCGCGGTATTTTCAACTAGTTAACTAATAAAATTAGATCAAAATTCAAAAGCATCATTCACATGATAAAACTAGACACTCTCATTTCAGGCTAAGCTATTAAACTTAGAAATCTCAATTAAAATTCatatcaaacacaacttataGATAACTAACAACATCAAACCCATTTCAaaaaaaaagatataaataaATTATCCCCATCTCACTATTGCTGTTACACAAACATTGGTATACATAACTAGAACTTGATATACATAACCATAAAATAACAAGACAACTTACTTATTATTCAATTTATTAATTTCACCTATATTAAATCATTTTTCTACATCACTACTTGAAAAATGAAAGCATTTGTTGTCACAAAATGAATCTGAAAAAACTCAACCTTTCAATGAGATTTAATTCTTACTAATTTCATCAAAAATTTACAAAAGATATGTTAAGTGTGAGTAACACACGTAAACTATGCAGAGGGGGTGAATGGATAATTTCAAAATTATGAAGAACTTTTCCAAAAACTGTTTGCTTTTTTGTGTGTATGCTTGAATACGGAAATGTAAAAACAAGAACACATAGAATAACTCAATCTACTTTATAAAAAGTAAATCGAGCACTACAGCTCCAGAATAAAAATTTTGGTTTCAAAACAAACAAGTGATTGTTTCTTGTTTTCTTACGGAGAAAGAAAAGATGATTCTGTACGTATTCTTTTTCGCACTTATGGCTAATGAGAATGTGCATGATATATAATGCCTATACAAAACTAGTGT
It contains:
- the LOC141719321 gene encoding uncharacterized protein LOC141719321 yields the protein MKNPSPEYIDTIISAEIPDINVDHDAYNAVKKSMVHGSCGQANVSSPCMQQGKCTKFFPKKFNDTTTIGEDGYISACEASWRIFQFGINYRYPAVERLPFHLPNEHTVIFEESRCIENVLNMPGIEKTKFTELLETNRKHEDARSLTYAEFPQHWVWNSKCKLWTKQKKGNAVGRIYFAHPSSGERFYMRMLLNFLKGSTSFECIRTINGVTYPTFKAACYALGLLDDDREWIDCLSEAAVWATGNELRNLFVTMLVFCQVSNVPELWKSHSTILSKEMLYLQRKRFQVPNLHLTQEQIESYALVEIEGIMQKLGKSLKDIDGMPQPDSSLTGHGGTGKTFLWNTITSKLRSESLIVLPVATSRLASLLLPNGRTTHSRFRIPLDITAESTCEIKHGTQLDKLLQKTSLIIWDEAPMTHKYRFEALDKTLRDLLSTRYDNSRSKPFGRLIVVCGGDFRQILPVIPQGERADIIDASLNPSYLWLHFEIFELKQNMRLHREGIEEIEAEKIASFDRWLLQIGDGSLYENPAQELIRILPELCSPTTENPMEGIVGEVYPSLLENYKDIAYIKERAILTPKNETVHELNDFLMNMIPGEGRTYLSSDSVCKVYVALSRVTGIEGLIIVNADTEVKDQALIKNIVYK